A stretch of Corynebacterium timonense DNA encodes these proteins:
- a CDS encoding YbjN domain-containing protein — MARRRHSPHRSTAGLGQHPREVTLERVADALRGLGFEPLEQPDRLVVPSSSYIATLWVSHTAPLMLVADYQERIPVDFAHSAALARYINTWNHDRLGPTASYRLTDAGDLAAHLRTAIRVKHGLSDEQLVHDICAARDDMLAFSADIRETFLPEQYRHPLPPTLARAQDIEALVGEHPSARHLPRGGEVDVDSAPDEYTPPRGAIGGHTCQEVGIAQLEKALDSLNFTYDRLDDDIVATSINAVPFGACIDDNSYARLTAMWDSGKDARMHFLPMWLMCNGINEKSAGLRAYLHVSGSDLHVHVETTCLITAGLTSDQLHTYVRTSLVSILRAVDVISRQSHGTSAVDWP; from the coding sequence ATGGCACGGCGACGTCACAGCCCTCACCGCAGCACCGCCGGCCTCGGACAACACCCCCGCGAAGTCACCCTCGAGCGCGTCGCCGACGCGCTGCGCGGCCTCGGCTTCGAGCCGCTCGAGCAGCCCGACCGTCTCGTGGTCCCCTCCAGCTCGTACATCGCGACCCTCTGGGTCAGCCACACCGCCCCGCTCATGCTCGTCGCCGACTATCAGGAGCGCATTCCGGTAGACTTCGCCCATAGCGCCGCGCTCGCCCGGTATATCAACACCTGGAACCACGACCGGCTCGGGCCGACGGCTTCCTACCGGCTGACCGACGCCGGCGACCTCGCCGCGCATCTGCGCACAGCGATCCGCGTGAAGCACGGGCTCAGCGACGAACAGCTCGTCCACGACATCTGCGCCGCCCGCGACGACATGCTCGCGTTTTCCGCCGACATCCGGGAGACGTTCCTCCCCGAGCAGTACCGCCACCCGCTGCCCCCGACGCTCGCGCGCGCCCAGGACATCGAGGCCCTCGTCGGGGAGCACCCCTCCGCGCGACACCTGCCCCGCGGGGGCGAGGTCGACGTCGACAGCGCGCCCGACGAGTACACCCCGCCCCGCGGCGCGATCGGCGGTCACACCTGCCAGGAGGTCGGGATCGCCCAACTCGAGAAGGCGTTGGACTCGCTCAACTTCACCTACGACCGCCTCGACGACGACATCGTGGCCACCAGCATCAACGCCGTGCCCTTCGGCGCATGCATCGACGACAACAGCTACGCCCGGCTGACCGCCATGTGGGACAGCGGCAAGGATGCGCGCATGCACTTTTTACCCATGTGGCTGATGTGCAATGGCATCAACGAAAAATCCGCCGGGCTGCGGGCCTACCTCCACGTGTCGGGCTCGGATCTGCACGTGCACGTGGAAACAACATGCCTCATCACCGCAGGCCTGACCTCAGACCAGCTGCACACCTACGTGCGCACCTCTTTGGTGTCCATCCTCCGGGCGGTTGATGTGATCAGCAGGCAGAGCCACGGCACGAGCGCCGTCGACTGGCCCTAG
- the hisD gene encoding histidinol dehydrogenase, with protein sequence MLKVTDLRGRTPTTSELRRALPRGGVDVDAVVGDVRLIVEEVRRSGAAAALDYGEKFDGVRPSSVRVPAEVVARAVDTLDADVRAALDEAITRIRAVHAAQKPQSHTTTLRPGATVTEVFVPVQRVGLYVPGGKAVYPSSVLMNVIPAQEAGARSMVVCSPPQEEFDGWPHPTTLAACALLGIDEVWAVGGAQAVALLAYGDDSHDLEPVDKVTGPGNIFVAAAKRVVNGVVGIDAEAGPSEIAVLADATADPTLIAADLVSQAEHDEQAASVLITDSAELADAVNAEVERAAAATLNSERASSALGGGQSGIVLVDDIHTAIAAANAYAAEHLEIHTRNPRDVAERITNAGAIFVGPYSPVPLGDYAAGSNHVLPTSGTARFAPGLSTHTFLKPVSVIEYDRDALEEIGPHIITLSAAEQLPAHGEAIKARGIGQAAAGEEE encoded by the coding sequence ATGCTGAAAGTGACTGACCTGCGGGGGCGCACCCCGACGACCTCCGAGCTACGCCGTGCGCTGCCGCGCGGCGGCGTCGACGTCGACGCGGTGGTGGGCGACGTCAGGCTGATCGTTGAGGAGGTGCGCCGGAGCGGGGCCGCGGCGGCGCTCGACTACGGGGAGAAGTTCGACGGCGTGCGCCCGTCCTCCGTGCGCGTCCCCGCCGAGGTGGTGGCCCGCGCTGTCGACACGCTCGACGCCGATGTGCGCGCCGCGCTTGACGAGGCGATCACGCGTATCCGCGCGGTGCACGCGGCGCAGAAGCCGCAGTCGCACACGACGACGCTTCGGCCCGGCGCCACCGTCACCGAGGTTTTCGTGCCCGTGCAGCGCGTCGGCCTCTACGTCCCGGGCGGCAAGGCCGTCTACCCCTCGAGTGTGCTCATGAACGTCATCCCGGCGCAGGAGGCGGGGGCTCGTTCGATGGTGGTGTGCTCGCCGCCGCAGGAGGAGTTCGACGGCTGGCCTCACCCCACGACGCTCGCGGCGTGCGCACTGCTGGGCATCGACGAGGTGTGGGCCGTGGGCGGCGCGCAGGCCGTGGCGCTCCTCGCCTACGGCGACGATAGCCACGACCTCGAGCCGGTGGACAAAGTCACGGGCCCGGGCAACATTTTCGTCGCGGCGGCAAAGCGCGTGGTCAACGGGGTCGTGGGCATCGACGCTGAGGCCGGCCCCAGCGAGATCGCGGTGCTTGCCGACGCCACCGCGGACCCCACCCTCATCGCCGCCGACCTCGTCTCCCAGGCCGAGCACGACGAGCAGGCTGCGTCGGTGCTCATCACGGATTCTGCAGAGCTGGCCGATGCAGTCAACGCCGAGGTGGAGCGCGCCGCGGCCGCAACCCTGAACTCGGAGCGTGCCAGCTCCGCCCTCGGCGGGGGGCAGTCGGGCATCGTGCTTGTCGACGACATCCACACCGCCATTGCCGCCGCCAACGCGTACGCCGCGGAGCACCTCGAGATCCACACCCGCAACCCGCGCGATGTGGCGGAGCGCATTACCAACGCCGGCGCCATCTTCGTCGGACCCTACTCGCCGGTGCCCCTGGGGGACTACGCGGCGGGGTCGAACCACGTTCTCCCCACGTCCGGCACGGCCCGCTTCGCGCCCGGGCTGAGCACCCACACCTTCCTCAAACCGGTGAGCGTGATCGAGTACGACCGCGACGCGCTCGAGGAGATCGGACCGCACATCATCACGCTGTCCGCGGCAGAGCAGCTGCCCGCCCACGGCGAGGCGATCAAGGCCCGCGGCATCGGTCAAGCGGCCGCGGGGGAGGAGGAGTAG